Proteins from a single region of Phyllopteryx taeniolatus isolate TA_2022b chromosome 10, UOR_Ptae_1.2, whole genome shotgun sequence:
- the sfxn1 gene encoding sideroflexin-1, with the protein MAAELSTSINIKEPRWDQSTFMGRAKHFFTVTDPRNVLLTNEQLERAHKIITDYRKGIVSPGLTEDELWRAKYVFDSAFHPDTGEKMILIGRMSAQVPMNMTITGCMMTFYKTTPAVLFWQWINQSFNAIVNYTNRSGDAPITVSQLGTAYVSATTGAVATALGLNALTKHVSPLIGRFVPFAAVAAANCINIPLMRQRELKHGIPITDENDNRIGESTKAAQQAISQVVVSRILMASPGMAIPPFLMNHLEKKAFLKRFPWMSAPIQVSLVGFCLVFATPLCCALFPQKSSISVSRLEPELQEKIRASQPGLERVYFNKGL; encoded by the exons ATGGCTGCAGAGCTCTCCACGTCCATAAACATCAAGGAGCCCCGTTGGGACCAGAGCACGTTTATGGGCCGCGCTAAGCATTTCTTCACCGTCACTGACCCACGGAACGTCCTCCTCACCAATGAACAGTTAGAACGTGCGCACAAAATCATCACCGACTACAG AAAAGGCATAGTCTCACCGGGGCTGACAGAAGATGAATTGTGGAGAGCCAAATATGTCTTTGACTCCGCTTTCCATCCGGATACCGGCGAGAAGATGATCCTGATTGGCCGCATGTCTGCGCAGGTTCCGATGAACATGACCATCACTGGATGCATGATGACATTTTACAA GACCACGCCAGCTGTGTTGTTCTGGCAATGGATCAATCAGTCTTTCAACGCAATCGTGAACTACACTAACAGGAGCGGCGACGCTCCCATCACGGTCAG TCAGCTTGGCACAGCGTATGTATCTGCCACCACAGGGGCAGTAGCCACCGCTCTAGGACTAAACGCACTAACAAAG CACGTCTCACCTCTGATCGGACGCTTTGTTCCGTTTGCTGCTGTAGCTGCTGCGAACTGCATCAACATCCCACTGATGAGGCAAAG GGAACTGAAACACGGCATTCCCATAACAGATGAGAACGACAACAGGATAGGAGAATCGACCAAAGCGGCACAGCAGGCCATCTCTCAGGTTGTAGTCTCAAGGATCCTAATGGCCTCTCCAGGAATGG CCATCCCACCCTTTCTAATGAACCATTTGGAGAAGAAGGCCTTTCTGAAG AGGTTCCCATGGATGAGTGCACCAATTCAAGTCAGCCTGGTGGGATTCTG CCTGGTGTTTGCAACTCCGCTGTGTTGTGCATTGTTCCCCCAGAAGAG CTCTATTTCGGTTAGTCGCCTGGAACCTGAGCTGCAAGAGAAGATCCGGGCCAGCCAACCGGGCCTGGAGAGAGTCTACTTCAACAAGGGGCTATGA